From a single Papaver somniferum cultivar HN1 unplaced genomic scaffold, ASM357369v1 unplaced-scaffold_19, whole genome shotgun sequence genomic region:
- the LOC113338962 gene encoding uncharacterized protein At2g39795, mitochondrial-like isoform X1: MRPSSSDQIICAAEVKAEDLLHKTPSDFPFKIEDKPGNQTVTLTRKYRGADIKVIVHMPADHSSTVEEMGDELDSENHDQHKDSIVSDPQSSIRLVVTGTNSLGTTLEYGVIAYPDDFLIDSFCVKYANAPDEENIYYKGPDYAKLDKNLRKEYHRRLKILGIIPSTANFLHKYMANRDMCLSDSSNSPPPPRTTTSTDQSTPKSVKTRHILFSDEGLAVHRVIEVYRQRGHPLVSADDIRNSGKESQGLCLDSLSIYSQ, encoded by the exons ATGAGACCGTCTAGTTCTGATCAAATCATATGTGCTGCTGAGGTGAAAGCTGAAGATCTTCTTCACAAG ACACCAAGTGATTTTCCCTTCAAAATTGAAGACAAACCAGGAAACCAAACCGTAACATTGACTAGAAAATATCGGGGTGCTGATATCAAAGTCATAGTTCACATGCCTGCTGATCATTCCTCTACTGTCGAAGAAATGGGTGATGAACTGGATAGCGAGAATCATGACCAACACAAGGATAGTATTGTTAGTGATCCGCAGTCCAGCATTCGATTAGTTGTAACTGGTACGAATTCTCTTGGGACTACGTTGGAATACGGTGTCATTGCCTATCCAGATGACTTTTTGATTGACAGTTTCTGTGTCAAGTATGCAAATGCTCCGGATGAAGAAAATATATATTACAAAGGGCCTGACTATGC GAAATTGGATAAGAACTTGCGGAAAGAATACCATAGACGTTTGAAGATCCTAGGAATCATACCCAGCACCGCCAACTTCTTGCATAAGTACATGGCTAACAGAGACATGTGTTTATCAGATTCATCcaattctcctcctcctccacgtACTACTACTTCTACTGATCAATCTACTCCTAAATCCGTAAAAACAAgacatattttgtttagtgatgaAGGGCTTGCCGTCCACCGTGTAATCG AAGTATACAGACAAAGAGGACATCCACTTGTCAGTGCTGATGATATCCGGAACAGTGGAAAAGAATCCCAAGGACTTTGTTTGGATTCCTTATCCATATACTCG CAGTGA
- the LOC113338962 gene encoding uncharacterized protein At2g39795, mitochondrial-like isoform X2 — translation MRPSSSDQIICAAEVKAEDLLHKTPSDFPFKIEDKPGNQTVTLTRKYRGADIKVIVHMPADHSSTVEEMGDELDSENHDQHKDSIVSDPQSSIRLVVTGTNSLGTTLEYGVIAYPDDFLIDSFCVKYANAPDEENIYYKGPDYAKLDKNLRKEYHRRLKILGIIPSTANFLHKYMANRDMCLSDSSNSPPPPRTTTSTDQSTPKSVKTRHILFSDEGLAVHRVIEVYRQRGHPLVSADDIRNSGKESQGLCLDSLSIYS, via the exons ATGAGACCGTCTAGTTCTGATCAAATCATATGTGCTGCTGAGGTGAAAGCTGAAGATCTTCTTCACAAG ACACCAAGTGATTTTCCCTTCAAAATTGAAGACAAACCAGGAAACCAAACCGTAACATTGACTAGAAAATATCGGGGTGCTGATATCAAAGTCATAGTTCACATGCCTGCTGATCATTCCTCTACTGTCGAAGAAATGGGTGATGAACTGGATAGCGAGAATCATGACCAACACAAGGATAGTATTGTTAGTGATCCGCAGTCCAGCATTCGATTAGTTGTAACTGGTACGAATTCTCTTGGGACTACGTTGGAATACGGTGTCATTGCCTATCCAGATGACTTTTTGATTGACAGTTTCTGTGTCAAGTATGCAAATGCTCCGGATGAAGAAAATATATATTACAAAGGGCCTGACTATGC GAAATTGGATAAGAACTTGCGGAAAGAATACCATAGACGTTTGAAGATCCTAGGAATCATACCCAGCACCGCCAACTTCTTGCATAAGTACATGGCTAACAGAGACATGTGTTTATCAGATTCATCcaattctcctcctcctccacgtACTACTACTTCTACTGATCAATCTACTCCTAAATCCGTAAAAACAAgacatattttgtttagtgatgaAGGGCTTGCCGTCCACCGTGTAATCG AAGTATACAGACAAAGAGGACATCCACTTGTCAGTGCTGATGATATCCGGAACAGTGGAAAAGAATCCCAAGGACTTTGTTTGGATTCCTTATCCATATACTCG TAG